AAATGAGCGACTTGGGCAGCCGCATGAACTCCCGAATCAGTTCGTCCGGCCGCCTTTACATTCAGCCGATGGCCCAATACCTCGGTTATGGCTTTTTCTAACTCTTCTTGAACGGTTCGCTGCTTGGGTTGTCGCTGCCAGCCATGAAAATCGTTGCCTAAGTATTGAATGACTAAGGCAACTCGTTGTTTTTTTGATGAGGCAACATTTTCCATAAGCTTACTCGTTCCTTGAACCCATTAGACAAGCTCAATAATGGCCATTTCAGCATTATCCCCTCGGCGACGCAAAGTACGAACTACTCTAGTATAGCCGCCGTTACGGTTGCCATAGCGTTCTGGAGCTTCGGCAAACAGCTTATGAACTAACTTTTTCTCATAGAGATAGCCTAACGCTTTACGTCTGGCCGACAGAGAACCTTCTTTAGCTAGAGTAATCATTCTGTCCACTTCGGCCCGCACCGCTTTGGCCCGGGTTTGGGTGGTTTGAATTTGACCGTGATGGATTAATTGAGTAGCCAGCGATCGCAGCAACGCTTTCCGTTGGTCGGCTGGTTTGCCTAGTTGAGGCACGCGACACCGATGACGCATAGTGCTTGTTTCTCCTAATGGTAAAATTACCATGATCAATTATTCAAGAACAATGATCATGGGTAATAGGGGTTAAGTTTTGGCTTTTTCCTGGGGTAAGGTAATGCCTAAACGCTTTTGCAGGGCCTCAATAACTTCTTCAGCAGATTTTTGACCGAAATTTTTGATTTCTAGCAGATCTTCTTGGCTATAATCTAATAAATCGGCTACTGTATTGATTTGCGCCCGTTTCAAACAGTTGTAAGCCCGTACCGATAGCTGTAATTCTTCGATGGGAATTTGGCTTTGAGGATTATCATCATCTTGATAATCAGGGGTACTAGTTTCAAGCTGATTGAGATCTTTGAGGGGACTAAATAAATCTACAAGGATCTCGGCCGCTTCAGAAAGTGCTTCTTTGGGGTTAAAACTCCCATTTGTCCAAATTTCCAACATTAGCCGATCTTGAGCTTGTCCCTCATCTCCTCGGATATCCTCGATACTATAGTTAACTTTCGTAACGGGCATGAAAATTGCATCGATTTGTAAAAAATCTAGAGAGCTACCATCATCTTTGCTCCGATTTATCGCCGCGTATCCCGTTCCCTTATCAATACGAAATTCCATCTCTAGTTTAGCCCCTGCTGTAAGAGTGGCTACGTATTGAGTCGGATCGATCACTTCCACTTCTGATGGCATATCAAATTGAGCGGCGGTGATCGTGCCAGGGCCAGTAGCTACTAAACGACCAATCTGAGGTTGATCAGCATAACTTTTGAGAACCATCTCTTTCATGTTGAGCATGATTTCTAATACGTCCTCTCTCACCCCAGGAATGGTGGCAAATTCATGATTGACCCCCGCAATGCGAACAGCAGTCACCGCCGTTCCTTCTAAATTGGCCAATAAAACGCGCCTTAGGGCATTGCCTACGGTTGTTCCCTGACCACGCTCTAAAGGTTCTAAAACAAATTTACTGTATTGACTTTGATTTTTTTGAGTCTTAGATTCTATACACTCAATTTGAAATTGCGCCACGACCATGATCTCCCTTCATTGTCAAATTCCTCCAAGGCGCGGAATTTCGCGCCC
The genomic region above belongs to Aphanothece sacrum FPU1 and contains:
- a CDS encoding DNA-directed RNA polymerase subunit alpha, encoding MAQFQIECIESKTQKNQSQYSKFVLEPLERGQGTTVGNALRRVLLANLEGTAVTAVRIAGVNHEFATIPGVREDVLEIMLNMKEMVLKSYADQPQIGRLVATGPGTITAAQFDMPSEVEVIDPTQYVATLTAGAKLEMEFRIDKGTGYAAINRSKDDGSSLDFLQIDAIFMPVTKVNYSIEDIRGDEGQAQDRLMLEIWTNGSFNPKEALSEAAEILVDLFSPLKDLNQLETSTPDYQDDDNPQSQIPIEELQLSVRAYNCLKRAQINTVADLLDYSQEDLLEIKNFGQKSAEEVIEALQKRLGITLPQEKAKT
- the rplQ gene encoding 50S ribosomal protein L17, giving the protein MRHRCRVPQLGKPADQRKALLRSLATQLIHHGQIQTTQTRAKAVRAEVDRMITLAKEGSLSARRKALGYLYEKKLVHKLFAEAPERYGNRNGGYTRVVRTLRRRGDNAEMAIIELV